ATGCCTACTTTTTTGgacttcatttaatttttttttggctttattTAAACGTTTTAGCCCATTTTTTAAGATATTGGACCTAATTCAATCAAGAAATTTCAATTACtataacaaagagaaaaaatttcTCATTTGTACCATCCTGACACACATACATTATGCCCATCAACTGCAAATTTGAACTCAAAAACTTCACATCCATAcataattacatattaaaagcccaaaagttcataaacatattacatattaaaaaagtttaaacccaaaaatccataaacatattaaaaaagttcataaccaaaagtccataaacatattaaaaaagttcataaccaaaagttcataaacatattaaatataTCCAAGCATGGTCCGGATTCTGACTTTCTACAGCTCTGTTCTCAATCATCTATaactacaataaaaaaaattaaaaaaaataaaaagaaaaaaagaaaagaaaaaagaaggagaattagttaaatgaagaaataaataaaatgaattaataataatgaaaactaaaattaatttataaccatttaccatgctcatcaaatatttcaataatgaCTAATAATCCATTAGCCATTATTATAACACTCGAttgaggaaaataaataaagatagaAGCTGGTATATTTATCATATACATTACAAAcatctaaaataattaattatattgacactttgaaaattatttaatagtaaattatcacttatccaaaaaaattccaaatggCTATCGATCTTATCGTTTGAAAAACACACATAGATACAGATAAATCCAACCTAGAAATTAGAATAATGTATAAGGTTCATATCCAATTCCTTTCCATTTCAGATATCTGATTAGCTAAATCTGTTAATTCCATAGAACAGGATAGTTATTGGCACATAAATCAAAGAATCAAACCACCCATTGATCCTTCTCTCAGtttcaccaaaacccacttctcagaacccccaaaaaaaaccctagcatCCGAAAGGAAAGTTGAAAGAGTACCAAAAGTTAAATCAattcataacaaaaattaaagaagaacaaCATACTTAACCGTGATTTGCTCCTTCTGCTtcaaaaatcaacaaatatgtagagaaacagagaaagacaAAGTCAGTACTCAATAAGGGTGAGAAAAGAATCGAAAGATCAAAGATCAGtgatcaaaaatcaaaaattataaagaagaactaagaagaagaagaagaaggctggTTACTTGATAGGCGAGGGTAGCAAGTCAGGGGCGTGAAAAGAGAAGAGTGAACTTCAGTGAAGACAAGCAGCatgaagagaaaatgagaaataaaaattaggatttAGGGCAAAACAAAAGTgtgaaaaagatgaaaatgacCCCTTGTTAGGCCGTGTAGCATTAGGGTAAAAAGGTAggggtagtttttttttttttttaataaattaatagatCAGGAACCGGTTACCCGGTTATAACCAGGGTTTTTGAAAACCAATAACCGGCTCCGGATCCAGGTACCCGGTTTCCCGGCTGATTATAACCGGTTcagatttacacccctaattagGACAAGCATATCTGCACTCCCACTTGGAAATagcaacaaccaccaaaagatGGTTGAAGCAGCAAAAGCACTGTTAGAGTCCGAAAATAGGACTCCAAGAAAAAGATGTACCAACACAAATCCAAATATGCTAATATAGTAGTCTCCcctaaagaaaaacaataatccaagtaacttaaaaacaaaaacaaaaacaacaacaaaaacaaaagtaaataaACAGCAAAAAAGCCCGAAAAATAGCAACTCTAGCGACTGGTGGAGCAATGGAGGACTAGAGCCCCGGCGCTGGCGCGTGAGAGATGCATTCCAGCCCATGGAGGGTGGAAGAAGACGAGGTCAATTGCGTCGGGTAGCTGAAACACCGGTGGGTGTGGTGGAAAGGCGCGTGGGAGGCAGGGACCATCAAAGGAATGTATATCTAGCttttaaaaaaccaaatctAAGAACTTTGAGAAAATCGGCCACCAACATAGGGAGGACGGCTGCGAACGTGAACGGCGCGGTGGAAAAGCCAAAACACTGAGGTTGCAATTCCAGGCGGGATAAGTCGTACAAGACAACGGATCCATAAAACCTCATCAAATGTGAAGAGAACTAGAGAAACTTGTAGCCAAACAAtaacaaaagcaataaaagacataaaagaaataagagaagGAGAGGTGGGAAGAGGTCGATGAGGTCATTCCCCTCCTCCGGGAGTCGGCTGAAGCAAGAGGAAGGTGGCTACTATGGGCCTTGGTTGCCTTCTTTGTAACAAGGAAAAACGAGAGTGAGGAAATTTTTTCCACCGAACGTTATTTGACCTCACGtgtaaaatctataaaaatgctaacaaaacaagaaacaataatagaattaattaattgataaaatCACTGATACTATAGAACAGCCATATAATTGTTGAAATACTAAAgaaatttgataagaaattaGCAATTAATTCAAGAAATTATCATGATAAATTAGACAAATAACTGAATAAGTTACAAAAACATTCGAAGGACACGTACGTACACCTCAAATATATTAATTGCATGTTTgggtgagagagattttttttaaaatatttttcaaattttgttgtttaaatatcaaattatattaagattttatccaacttttttttttttttaattttgtctcaagttttctaaatcatcaaaacataatttcaaaaacaatttCTCTCAATATtcgcaatttttcaaaatatcGCACACCTAAACGAAccattatataaatttttaacagaaGATCGAATCACGTACACTGGCTTGCATTAATTACACAAGaataatgctacacacactctcACTTCTTTACACCCATTTCTCAACACCCttaagtgacttttaaaatcgttattggctttgatatgaatctttattagattttaattcAATGGTAGTTTTAAAAGCTATTggagaaatgagtgtaaagaAATGAGAGTGTGTGTAATATTACTCATTACACAATGTAGTCGGTTTTGAATGAGAAattaaacaattattattagcatgtatatattaattacacaaTGCTCACCATTTCTATGTGAGCCAAGGATCCTGATCATCGAGTTCAAGAAATTTGTTCACCCAGTCTAAACCATATGATCCTTCAGCTGTGAAGTCAAAGAGCTCGTTCACATCAAAGTTTCCTTCAGAATTCCCGCTTTCTTTAGCACCCTCCACGCCCACATGATCGACGCTGTAGGTTTTTTGAGGCATAATTACCTGATCATCTTGTGCTGACAGTGCTGTAGTCGTGGAAGCCTCTGGTGTTTTCtccttttgatttgttttcttgcTTAGATGAGAATTCCAGTAGTTCTTTATCTCGTTGTCAGTCCGTCCTGGAAGTCTCCCAGCAATTAAAGACCACCTATATACATAAACATATACTTTCTTTGATTAATTTGCTTCTCTTGGATAACCTTAATTAGAGCATGCaatgacttttttcttttcttttagaccGTAAGTAGTAGGCGTCACTTGGTCCAGGTGTCTGATGAAGTACTAAGTTTAAGGTTTGACCCTCTTgagtttaaataatttattgaggCCACGAAAGCTGTACGTAGCTTTACTCTACCCATCTAGAGAGCGTTCTGCACAGTATTCCTAGAATCTAGTCAGGGCGGATACtctggttatatatatatatatatatttgattcaCTAACCTGTTCCCTAGTAGCTTATGAAGCCTTATTATCAAGTCCTCCTCTGCATCTGATATGTTGCCTCGTTTGATATTGGGTCTCAGATAATTCAACCATCTCAATCTGCAAC
The Alnus glutinosa chromosome 14, dhAlnGlut1.1, whole genome shotgun sequence genome window above contains:
- the LOC133856830 gene encoding transcription factor MYB114-like gives rise to the protein MAPKNDGSAKKVMNKGAWTAEEDQKLSQCIEIHGAKRWTTIALNAGLNRCGKSCRLRWLNYLRPNIKRGNISDAEEDLIIRLHKLLGNRWSLIAGRLPGRTDNEIKNYWNSHLSKKTNQKEKTPEASTTTALSAQDDQVIMPQKTYSVDHVGVEGAKESGNSEGNFDVNELFDFTAEGSYGLDWVNKFLELDDQDPWLT